DNA sequence from the Thermococcus gammatolerans EJ3 genome:
CGCGCCCTGCATGTTTTCGAGCTCGTCAAGAAGCAAAGCTGAGTATGGATATTTCCTGAGCTGCTGGACGAGGAGTTCAGCTATGTCCCTGCTCTTGTATTCCTTTGTGTCGCTGAGCATTTTTTCAAGTCTGTCTATGAACCCGAGCTTTCTCGAGAGATTTTCAAGGAAAATGTTCGTCCTGCTCCTCGGAGGTTTCAGTGCATAGAAGATGTCACGGGTGAGCTTGAGTATGTCGTTTGTATCGACCTTAACGTAGATCGCCTTGCCCCCCTCCCTCTCGATGGCCTTGGCGATGCTTTTGAGCCTCTGGGTCTTTCCCATTCCCAGCGGTCCGACTATGCTCATTGCTATCGAGCTCTTGTTGCCGATTACCTCGGAGATAATCATGGAAAGCTTCATATCGACCTCTTGATAAACGTGAATGGCCTCAACGTCCTCTATGCCTTCACTCGCCAGCTGTTCAAATGGATTCCTTGAGAGGCCGTAGATCTCGTAGCTCTGAACGGGATAAACTTTAAGTTCCTCGCTCTCCATTTAAACCACCTGGATTAATTTGTCGATTGAGATATAAAAGTTTGTCCACCGGTGAGCTGAGATGGTTGTCCTTATCGTCACCTGTCCCCCCGGGAGGGAGGGGGACGCAATCCTCGAGCTGGAATGGGCCCTCGGCCGTGTTCGGGTAAGGGGAACTGACTGGAGGGGACTACTCGTAGCCGAAAGCCCCCTTTCAAAAGATGAGGCGATCGAGAGGCTCAAAAGATTCGAAACCCAGGCGATCCAGAGGGTTGTCCCCCTTGACCTCCTTGTTCCCGCTTCCCTTGATGTGATAGAACAGAGGGCGATTGAGCTCATGGGAGGTAAAACCGGAACCTTTGCGGTCAGGGCAAGGGTGAGGGGGAACAAAAAGCTGAGGGAGATGGAACTTGAAAGGAAGATAGGAGAGGCCATCGTGAGGGCTTACGGCCTTAGGGTGAACCTCACCGACCCAGATTGGACCCTCGCCATCGAGGTCCTCGGGAAGAAAGCGGGCGTTGGTGTTCTAGGCAGGGGGGAGATCCTCAGGTTTAAGGTCGTTGAGTAGGGGGTGATCCTTTGAGACGCTGGAAGATGGGCCTCCAGGAGGAGTACCTGAAGGCCATAGCTGAAGGCAAGAAAAAGATTGAAGGCAGATTGTACGACGAGAAGAGGCAGGCGATAAAGCCGGGCGACGAGATAGTCTTCGAGAACAAGCTCGTCTGCGTCGTGAAGGACCTGAGGGTCTACTCGTCCTTCAGGGAGATGCTCGAAAAAGAGGGTCTTGAGAACGTCCTGCCCGGAGTGAAGAGCATCGAGGAGGGCGTTAAGGTCTACAGAAAGTTTTATTCCGAGGAGAAGGAGAAGAAGTACGGCGTAGTTGCGATAGAGGTCGAACCGGTGGCGTGGATTGGGGAGCCGTTAGAATGAGCCTATTTCTTGCCCTCATTTCTCGAACTCTTTCTTAATGGCCCTAAGGTTTTCAATTGTCATCCAACATTCCTCCTCGCCCAGAATCCCCGTGATTTTCTCAAGCACCCAAGCGTTTCCTTCCGTTTCTTCCATAACAGCACCTCCGCAAAGGCTACATAAATAAACTGCAAAAAGCGTTTTAAGGTTACAGCTTAAATGATTGGCGACAGAATCGGGATAAACCCCAAGAAAACGTGGTAGGCCCGTCATCAAGGGGACGAGGATTCCCGTTTACTTCATACTCGAACTCCTCACAAACGGCTGGAGCTTTGAAAACCTACTTGAGAGCTATCCACAACTGACGAAAGAAGACTTAAACGCTCTTCTCAAAGGTTAAAAGAAAGAAATCACAGATACCTCTCCTTCACCCAGCGGATGAAGTAGTCCGGGTTCAGTTCCTCGCCGATGGCCTTCTTTAGGAGCTCCTTCGGCGGATAGATGCTTCCCCAGCGGTGTATCTTCTCCCTCAGCCAGGCCTTGATGGGCTCGAACTTCGCTTTGGCCACCTTGTCCTCGAAGTCGGGTATGTCCTTCTTCATGTGGTAGTAGAGCTGGCTCGCGAGGAGCGTTCCAATGCTGTAGGTCGGGAAGTAGCCTATTGTTCCGTGCGCCCAGTGGATGTCCTGAAGGATGCCCTCTGCATAGCTCTTAGGCCTTATGCCGAGGAGCCTCTCCATCTCCTCGTTCCAGAGCTCTGGTAAGTCTTTGGCCTTGACGCCCTCGTTGAGCATCATCCTCTCGAGCTTGAAGCGGAGCAGTATGTGGAAGTTGTAGGTGACGACGTCGGCCTCAGTTCTGATGAAGTCTGGCCTGACCATGTTGAAGTATAGGTAGACGTCCTCCGGCGTGTAGTTGGTCATGAAGGGCAGGTTCTCCTTCAGGACGGGGTAGATTAGCCCCGCGAACTCCCTTGAGCGCCCGATGATGTTTTCCCAGAACCTGCTCTGGCTCTCGTGGATTCCAAGGGAGACACCACCTGCAATCGGGCTGAACATGAAGCGCTCGTCCTGCTGGAGCTCGTAGAGTGCATGCCCGAACTCGTGGACGGTGCTCAGTATCGTCCTCCTGAAGTCGTAGCCCTCGTAGCGCGTGGTTATCCTCACGTCCCTTATTCCGAACTCGGTCGTGAACGGGTGAGCAGAAACGTCGAGCCTTGAGCGAACTCCAAGCGGGAAGCCGAACTTCTCGAGAATCCAGAGGTTCACCTTCTCCATCTGCTCCCTCTCATACTTCTCCTTCTCGAGGGGGTGGCTCTGCGGAACCTTGCCCTCTTCCATTATCCTCTCAAGGAGGGGCTTTAGTTCCTTCTCGAGCTTGTCGAACATCCTCTCGACTTCTTTAGTCCTGAGTCCCTCCTCGAACATGTCCAAGAGGGCGTCGTAGGGCTCCTCTTCGTAGCCGAGGTACTCAGCAGCCCTCTTGGCGAGATCAATTATTTTGTCGAGCCAGGGCTCGAACTTGGAGTAGTCGTCGGTCCTCTTGGCCTCTTCCCAGGCCTTGGTCGCCTGACTCGTAACCTCACTCATCTCCCTCAGGAACTCGGGCGGGAACGAGCGGCTGATTCTTATCGAGCGGTCGAGGACGCGAACGACGCCGCGCTCATACTCGTTGAGGTCCTCTATGCTCTTCGCCTTCTCAACGAGCTCGACGAAGTCCGGCTTGAGCAGAAACTCCTGGCTGAGGACTGAAAGCTCCCCCTGAGCAACGCTCCTCTCAAGGATTCCCTCCTTCGGCATGTTGACCTCCATGTCCCAGCCGAGAACGCTCTGGGCGTGGCCGATGGCCCATATCCTGCGGTACTTGGTCAGAATCTCTCTGATCGTCTCGTTCTGGAAGACGCTGTTCATAAACACCACCGGGAAACTTTGGAGGCCGAGCTTTTAAATCTTTTCGACGTCCATCTAAACGGAAAGTTGGAAGTGAATTACAACCATAAAAATCGCTTTAAGGGGGTAACGCTTACAGCGGTCGGGTGAAAACATGGAAGTAGAACTCGTCGTCCTCGGTCACGTTTCGATAGACACGATAGTCTTCCCGGACGGGGGTAGAATCGAGATGCCCGGAGGGGCGGCGGCAGCAGTGGCCACTTCTGCCGCTCTGGCGGGAGCAAAGGTCGGCCTCGTCACTAAAGTTGGCGAGGATTTTCCGAGGGAATGGCTCCAAAAGCTCGCGAAATACGTCGATATCAGGGGAGTTCAAGTCCTGCCCGGAAAGACGATTCACATCTGGGTTATCTACAAACCCGATGGAAGCGTCGAGTCGCCCGTTGAGGTGGGTGTGGCCGAGAGAATGGGCGAGACGCCGATCCCGGAGGAGTACCTGAAGGCCAAGCTCTTCCACATAGCTCCGATTCCACCGGAAGAGCAGTTGAAGGTCATCGAGAGACTTGGGAAAATGAGGATCAGCGTTGACTTCAACCCGACCTACTACGAGGACTACCGGAGAAAACCCGAGCTTGTGAGGGAGCTCGTCTCAAGGAGCTACATCGTTTTCCCAAACGAGAGGGAGGCAAAGCTCATCACCGGCCTCGACGACGTGAGGAAGGCCGCCGAGGAGTTGCACTCGTGGGGGGCGGAGCTGGTCGTGGTAACGCGGGGCGAAAAGGGAGTTCTGATTTATGACGGCGACTTCCACGAGTTCCCCGCCCTGCCAGTCGAAGGGGAGATAGACCCGACGGGTGCAGGAGATGCCTTCGCGGGTGGCTTTCTTGCCGGACTCGTGAAGGGGAAGGCTCTGGAGGAATGCGCGAGGCTCGGCCTTGAAAGGGCCAGGGAGGTCTTGAAAAAGAGTGGAAGCTGGAGCGTTTAGTCCTCTCCAGCGGTTCTCGTGAAGAGGTAGAGGGCCAGTACAACGCCAGCGGCCACCGCCGTGACCTCCACCCGGGGAAGGAATGGGGAGATCGTACGGATCAGCAGGTACGTTGGAATGCTCATGGATGCCGCCAGTATTAGAACTGCGTAGTGCTCGTAGGGGGCTTTTTCTTTGTCCATCTGGCCCATCTCGATCGTCAGGAGTGCCAAGGCAACGATGGTTATCCCGAGCACCCCGCCGACGTTTCTGTAAACGAGGAGTACCCCCGCTCCAGTTAGGAAAAGCATGCCGAAGAAGTGCCACTGTACCCCAAGCAGTGCCAGGGGAAGGAGGAGAAGGCTCCACCTGTCCACGGTGTAGAGCAGGTAGATTGAGAGCACCAGCGGGATCAGGGAGTGGAACCTTCTCTTGGGTTTTCTCATGGATGGATCACCTCTGCGATGGCCGCTTTGAGAGGTTTTTTGACGTCCCAGTCGATTATGATCCCGTAGGTTGCCATCCTCCTGAGCTGTGCCTTCCTCTTTAGTCTAAGGATCCTTACTGCGAGCTCTTCCTCCTTCGTCTTCGGCTCGACGAGGCTGTACGGGTCAGGGGAAATAACGACGACCCTGTAACCGTAAGCCGACATCGTTCTCAGTGCCTCCCTACTCTCCTCCGTGAGGAGCGTGGAGAAGTAGAGGAGCTGGGCCCTTGCAGGGAAGCGGGATCTAATAAGGTGCTCGACCTGATAGGCTATCATGTTGTTCCTATCGGGCTTCGCCGTACTGAGGAAGTCTATGCACTTGAAGAAGTGTCTCTTCCCGTAATCGACGCGCACCCACAGGGGGACGGCCTCCGCCAGGAGCAAACCGAAGCTGGTTCCGTTGTTGAGGGCGTTGAGCATGAGGGAGGCGGCAGCCCTAACGAGATGGTCGAAGACCCTCCGCCCCCTGTAGGATGCGTCCACTATGAATATAACATCCACTTTCCTCTCGCTTTCGTACTCGTTTGCCATTATCTTGCCTGTCTTTGCCGTTGCCTTCCAGTTGATTATCTTCAGTGGATCGCCGGGCTGGTACTCCCTGATGGCGTGAAACTCGACTCCCTCACCGATTCTCGGAGATGGCAGCGGGCCGGCGGTGATCTTGGTTCCCCGCGTTGAGTATGGCGTTGGGACGTCCTCGATGAGGGGCATGCCTATGAGTTCGGTGTAGTGCTCTATGAAGTGGTCGAGCTTGAAGAAGCCCATCGGATCCCGGTAACTTACCCTTACGCCGTTGAACTCGTGTATTCCCCGCCTGACCCTTACCCTATACTTTATCACACGTTCCTCATCCTTTCCGAGGGAGAGCACGTGCTCCCGGCTCCCCTCCACGAGTTCGAGCCCATCGGGGATGTCTTCTTCGATCTTGAGGCTTGGTATCCTTGCGTTCGATTTTACCCTCAGCCTTATCTCGGCTACCTCACCTTCGAGCATTCTATCGTGGGGTATCTCCCTCCTCACCTCGAGCTTTATCTCGGGTCTGAAAAAGAAGATCGACACGAAGAAGACCCAGAGTATGGGGAGTATCAGATAGGCCAGCTCCCATCTCAGGAAGAAGAAGGCCGAGATGAGTATCAGCCACATCGCAAGCAGGGTTTCCGCAGCCCTCTCCGTCAGTTCGGGCTTTATTTCCCCGGGCATGGCCATCACTCGAACTTTGGAACTGGAACGCGGTCAAGGAGCTTCTTCGTTATACTCTCCTGGCTAACCCTCGTGTACCAAAGCTCGCGCTTGAGGATGAGCCTGTGGCTCAAAGCGGGAACGGCCACCGCCTTGACGTCGTCGGGGATGACGTAGTCCCTCCCGTTGAGGGCTGCGTACGCTCTGGAGAGCTTGAGTAACGCCAGGCTTCCCCTCGGCGAGGCCCCGACCTCGATCTCCTTCTTGTTCTCCCTCGTTGCCGTGACTATATCGGTTATGTACTCCAGTATCGCGTCGCTGACGTAGACATCCTCTATCGCGCGCTGCATTTCCACGACTTCCTCAGGCGTCGTGACCGGATGTATGTCGACTTCCTCCTTCTTCCTCTCCATCCTTCTTCTGAGTATCTCAATTTCCTCCTCCTTGCTGGGATAGCCAACGCGGAGTCTGACGAGGAAACGGTCCAGCTGGGCCTCGGGAAGGGGGTAGGTTCCC
Encoded proteins:
- a CDS encoding THUMP domain-containing protein, with the protein product MVVLIVTCPPGREGDAILELEWALGRVRVRGTDWRGLLVAESPLSKDEAIERLKRFETQAIQRVVPLDLLVPASLDVIEQRAIELMGGKTGTFAVRARVRGNKKLREMELERKIGEAIVRAYGLRVNLTDPDWTLAIEVLGKKAGVGVLGRGEILRFKVVE
- a CDS encoding ASCH domain-containing protein, with translation MRRWKMGLQEEYLKAIAEGKKKIEGRLYDEKRQAIKPGDEIVFENKLVCVVKDLRVYSSFREMLEKEGLENVLPGVKSIEEGVKVYRKFYSEEKEKKYGVVAIEVEPVAWIGEPLE
- a CDS encoding DUF433 domain-containing protein, which encodes MLELLTNGWSFENLLESYPQLTKEDLNALLKG
- a CDS encoding carboxypeptidase M32, producing MNSVFQNETIREILTKYRRIWAIGHAQSVLGWDMEVNMPKEGILERSVAQGELSVLSQEFLLKPDFVELVEKAKSIEDLNEYERGVVRVLDRSIRISRSFPPEFLREMSEVTSQATKAWEEAKRTDDYSKFEPWLDKIIDLAKRAAEYLGYEEEPYDALLDMFEEGLRTKEVERMFDKLEKELKPLLERIMEEGKVPQSHPLEKEKYEREQMEKVNLWILEKFGFPLGVRSRLDVSAHPFTTEFGIRDVRITTRYEGYDFRRTILSTVHEFGHALYELQQDERFMFSPIAGGVSLGIHESQSRFWENIIGRSREFAGLIYPVLKENLPFMTNYTPEDVYLYFNMVRPDFIRTEADVVTYNFHILLRFKLERMMLNEGVKAKDLPELWNEEMERLLGIRPKSYAEGILQDIHWAHGTIGYFPTYSIGTLLASQLYYHMKKDIPDFEDKVAKAKFEPIKAWLREKIHRWGSIYPPKELLKKAIGEELNPDYFIRWVKERYL
- a CDS encoding carbohydrate kinase family protein; amino-acid sequence: MEVELVVLGHVSIDTIVFPDGGRIEMPGGAAAAVATSAALAGAKVGLVTKVGEDFPREWLQKLAKYVDIRGVQVLPGKTIHIWVIYKPDGSVESPVEVGVAERMGETPIPEEYLKAKLFHIAPIPPEEQLKVIERLGKMRISVDFNPTYYEDYRRKPELVRELVSRSYIVFPNEREAKLITGLDDVRKAAEELHSWGAELVVVTRGEKGVLIYDGDFHEFPALPVEGEIDPTGAGDAFAGGFLAGLVKGKALEECARLGLERAREVLKKSGSWSV
- a CDS encoding DUF58 domain-containing protein; the encoded protein is MPGEIKPELTERAAETLLAMWLILISAFFFLRWELAYLILPILWVFFVSIFFFRPEIKLEVRREIPHDRMLEGEVAEIRLRVKSNARIPSLKIEEDIPDGLELVEGSREHVLSLGKDEERVIKYRVRVRRGIHEFNGVRVSYRDPMGFFKLDHFIEHYTELIGMPLIEDVPTPYSTRGTKITAGPLPSPRIGEGVEFHAIREYQPGDPLKIINWKATAKTGKIMANEYESERKVDVIFIVDASYRGRRVFDHLVRAAASLMLNALNNGTSFGLLLAEAVPLWVRVDYGKRHFFKCIDFLSTAKPDRNNMIAYQVEHLIRSRFPARAQLLYFSTLLTEESREALRTMSAYGYRVVVISPDPYSLVEPKTKEEELAVRILRLKRKAQLRRMATYGIIIDWDVKKPLKAAIAEVIHP
- a CDS encoding AAA family ATPase, whose product is MKVEEVELKGKEVLGEVKKAIVGKDEVLRLILTTILADGHILLEDLPGLAKTLMAKSFARALGVEFRRVQFTPDLLPSDILGVSIFNQKTLEFEFKRGPVFTNVLLADEINRAPPKTQSALLEAMQERQVTIEGNTYELPKPFIVIATQNPIEQEGTYPLPEAQLDRFLVRLRVGYPSKEEEIEILRRRMERKKEEVDIHPVTTPEEVVEMQRAIEDVYVSDAILEYITDIVTATRENKKEIEVGASPRGSLALLKLSRAYAALNGRDYVIPDDVKAVAVPALSHRLILKRELWYTRVSQESITKKLLDRVPVPKFE